AGAATTTCCTTGCCTTGGTATTCGTGAAGTTTCACTGTGACTCCTTTTCAAAAAAAGTTGGTCAAGAAGGGTGGGCGGCTTTAAGCTGCGCCGCTTGGGGTTGTTGCGGTGTGAGTTGTGCGGTACTGCTTTCCCGATATAGGAGTATACCCGCTGAGGCTGCCCTCTCATCTATAGCCCGCCTTGTTGTTCCTGACTCAAGAACAGGGTCAGGAACAACAAGGCGGGCGCTTGGCCTGCTTCTAGTTTTCCTCGTTGTCCATCTCAGCCCGCGTTTGCAGCCAGGCCGAGAGCAGTTCGTCCACCAACTCCGAAACGCTTTCGCCGCCTTCTTGCTTGACTTCCTTCCAGACCGCCCGCAGGATTTCTTTACGGACATAAACGATTTCGAGCGGTTCTGAACTGTTGGGGTCGGGCTTGGTCTTGTCGTGTTTCTTTTTGGGATGGCTGCGTTTGCTGACTTTCTGGCCGTCCAAGTACCCGAAGCGGCCTGCCATCAGCAGCTCACAGCAGTTCCCGCGACAAGGTCACGATGTCGGCCCAGGCCTGCGCGGCCCTGTCGTCGCGCACGTCTCTACACAGCACGCCGAGTTCGGCGGCCCGCACGTAAGCGGCGTACGAGCGCACCAAGGTATTGCAAACGGTCACGCCGCCTTCGCGCAGTTCCTCACGGGCTTCCAAGCCGGCCTTGCCCACCGGCGGCACGCGGTTGATGACCACGCGGGTGCGGCGGCGGGTTTGGGGGTCTTGGTGCAAAAAAGTCATCAGCTCGGCGGTGGCGTCGAGTTCCAGCATCGACACCCCGCTCGGCACCAAAATCAGATCGGCACGCTCGCCCAGCGCCCGTAAGTCTTTGCGTTTGGGGCGGCCCTCGGTGTCGATGACGATCACGTCGGCTTCCCTCAATTTTTTGGGCTTGACCTCTTCAGGCTCCAGCACCGGAAACGGCAGGCCTGTCCCGCGTCTGGCCCAGCGCACCGCGCTGCCGACCCGCCCGTCTTCGTCGATCAGCACGGCGCTCAGGCCGCGTTCCTGAAAAGCGCCGGTCAGGTGGACACTGAGGGTACTTTTGCCCACACCGCCTTTCTCGGAGGTCACGGCGATCACTTGCGGCATTGGGTGTTCACCTGCTCGTCTTGCACGTTCTTCATGAAGCTCAGCCTAGCAGGGGAGGCAGGAGGGTATGTCAGGCCTTGATCGGCCCCCAGAACGGGCGGCGTTACAAGCTTGTTCTTCCCACTCCCCGGCCCCCCTTCTTCAGTAGTTGAACTCCACCCGCGCTTTCTCGCTTCCCCGCTCCAGCTTCAGCGCCCAGTTGCCGCTCATCCACAGCCGCGTCTGGCCGCTGAGTTGATTGCCTTTGGCTTCCAGCGTTAGAAGCTGATCCGGCATCGGGTGATCTAACATTTGCAGGGCGGCGCTGAGCTTG
The sequence above is drawn from the Deinococcus detaillensis genome and encodes:
- a CDS encoding ParA family protein, which codes for MPQVIAVTSEKGGVGKSTLSVHLTGAFQERGLSAVLIDEDGRVGSAVRWARRGTGLPFPVLEPEEVKPKKLREADVIVIDTEGRPKRKDLRALGERADLILVPSGVSMLELDATAELMTFLHQDPQTRRRTRVVINRVPPVGKAGLEAREELREGGVTVCNTLVRSYAAYVRAAELGVLCRDVRDDRAAQAWADIVTLSRELL